One region of Oncorhynchus nerka isolate Pitt River linkage group LG22, Oner_Uvic_2.0, whole genome shotgun sequence genomic DNA includes:
- the LOC115106002 gene encoding melanoma antigen recognized by T-cells 1-like: MPRGDFNVYFASRGPHVRTEEAAGIALLVFILAALLILGCWYFRRRCGYKMIRSPRSGSLPRFSGGQFNEGGATAENKMGLSDLRPLVPNAPPAYETISSGPLPPPYSP; the protein is encoded by the exons ATGCCTCGCGGTGACTTCAATGTTTATTTTGCAAGCAGAGGACCCCATGTCAGGACCGAAGA GGCAGCAGGCATAGCTCTGTTGGTCTTCATACTTGCAGCCCTTCTCATCCTCGGATGCTGGTATTTTAGGAGGAGATGTGGGTACAAAATGATTCGG AGCCCAAGATCAGGGTCCCTGCCAAGATTCAGTGGAGGACAGTTCAACGAGGGAGGAGCCACAGCAGAAAACAAGATGGGCCTCAGTGACCTCCGACCTTTG GTTCCCAATGCCCCTCCTGCATATGAGACGATATCATCAGGACCCCTACCTCCTCCCTACTCCCCCTAA